In a single window of the Passer domesticus isolate bPasDom1 unplaced genomic scaffold, bPasDom1.hap1 HAP1_SCAFFOLD_145, whole genome shotgun sequence genome:
- the LOC135291919 gene encoding uncharacterized protein LOC135291919 — MGFGPGGQFVLLCGRGELPRLFCVCCGEGWLLLCIKSQTSMERLLCDVRAWLPRPSGDMRRLPWCTEGLSVRAALGLAQSRSTLRLEAFVSGQLHTDRSLVCSSVGAQRANLHSSATMIQQLAAAVVTAYGVTYSGYFLTHLARHIKHVFSGAAPECLRGLDFLHSNHMIHRGLKSCNILLGTNGSVKLADFGLFAQLTPEPSRQSSVASTSGWMAPEVVTGQPYGPKVDIWSFGIVGIEMVEGEAPYWKETSGMHISICCSFGCIRREVAVQKPKQFRHLTSSETCHLGLQPCLIFLISF, encoded by the exons ATGGGGTTTGGCCCAGGAGGGCaatttgtgctgctttgtggcAGAGGAGAACTTCCCAGGctattttgtgtttgctgtgggGAAGGTTGGTTATTGCTTTGCATAAAGTCACAGACCAGCATGGAGCGTTTGCTTTGTGATGTCAGGGCATGGTTGCCACGTCCCAGTGGTGACATGAGAAGGTTGCCTTGGTGCACGGAAGGCCTCAGTGTCAGAGCAGCCCTAGggcttgctcagagcaggagcacccTGCGCCTTGAGGCATTTGTCAGTGGGCAGCTGCACACTGACAGGAGCCTTGTTTGTTCTAGTGTTGGAGCACAGCGTGCAAACTTGCACAGCAGTGCTACAATGATTcagcagcttgctgctgcagtggttaCTGCCTATGGAGTTACTTATTCAGGCTATTTTCTGACTCACCTGGCAC GTCACATAAAACATGTATTCagtggagctgctcctgag tgcctgagaggactggattttcttcactcaAACCACATGATCCACCGAGGTCTGAAGAGCTGCAACATCCTTCTCGGAACCAATGGCTCTGTCAAGCTGG CTGACTTTGGCCTCTTTGCTCAGCTCACTCCTGAGCCGAGTAGACAAAGCTCCGTGGCCAGCACTTCTGGGTGGATGGCGCCTGAAGTGGTGACAGGTCAAccatatggccccaaagtggacatatggtcttttggaatCGTGGGCATTGAAAtggtggaaggagaagctcCTTACTGGAAAGAAACTTCTGGCATG cacatcagcatctgctgtagCTTTGGTTGCATCAGAAGGGAAGTGGCAGTTCAGAAACCTAAGCAGTTCAGACACCTAACCAGTTCAGAAACCTGCCATTTAGGCCTCCAGCCATGCCTGAtatttctcatttccttttgA
- the LOC135291920 gene encoding serine/threonine-protein kinase PAK 3-like isoform X1, which yields MGLVSPQGNPSKECGRIRLCAELPVLLGLLLLFLLMLSLAKRPQIAQSPREWSWVSDLLQAQSLCFELCFLHFVSFRVCGECGRSRKEVHWMGTSWQWVAVKELYLQHQGCEGILKEILLMRENKNANIVSYLESYLVDKAVLLVLEYMDGGSLADVVTVRRMAVGHIATVCRECLQGLAFLHAKQVIHRDIKSDNILLGRDGSVKLADFGLYAVLSPEHRKRRSMVGTTYWMAPEVVRREPYGPKVDTWSLGIVGIEMATGEAPYMQETSVKASYLIGKQGVPNLHQLRLPPGLCEFLGCCLQMDVDRRGSAKELLQHPFLQSAEPLLSLF from the exons ATGGGCTTAGTTTCCCCTCAAGGCAACCCTTCAAAGGAGTGTGGGAGAATCagactctgtgcagagctgcctgttttgctggggctgctgttgttgttcttgttgatGTTATCATTAGCTAAAAGACCAcaaattgctcagagccccagagagTGGAGCTGGGTTTCAGATCTCCTGCAAGCTCAATCTCTCTGTTTTGAACTTTgcttcttgcattttgtttctttcagggtGTGTGGTGAGTGTGGAAGATCCAGAAAAGAAGTACACTGGATGGGAACATCTTGGCAGTGG GTGGCTGTAAAGGAACTTTAtctccagcaccagggctgtgagggaatattaaaagaaatcctgctcatgagagaaaataagaacgCCAATATTGTCAGCTACTTAGAAAG ctacCTTGTGGATAAGGCTGTACTGCTGGTGTTGGAATATATGGATGGAGGCTCCTTAGCTGATGTGGTCACCGTGAGAAGGATGGCTGTAGGACACATAGCAACAGTGTGTCGGGAG tgcctgcaaggcctaGCTTTCCTTCATGCCAAGCAGGTGATCCACAGAGACATCAAAAGTGACAACATCCTTCTGGGCCGGGATGGCTCCGTCAAGCTGG ctgattttggcctctatgctgtgctcagccctgagcacaggaaaCGGAGGTCGATGGTCGGGACCACTTACTGGATGGCACCCGAGGTGGTGAGAAGAGAGCCTtacggccccaaagtggacacctGGTCCCTTGGCATCGTGGGAatagaaatggccacaggagagGCTCCTTATATGCAGGAGACCAGTGTCAAG gcCAGCTACCTGATAGGCAAGCAAGGGGTTCCAAATCTGCACCAGCTCAGGCTACCCCCTGGCTTGTGTGAatttctgggctgctgcctgcagatggatgtggacaggcgaggctctgccaaggaacttctgcag catccatttcTGCAATCAGCGGAGCCTCTCTTAAGCCTCTTCTGA
- the LOC135291920 gene encoding serine/threonine-protein kinase PAK 3-like isoform X2, with amino-acid sequence MGTSWQWVAVKELYLQHQGCEGILKEILLMRENKNANIVSYLESYLVDKAVLLVLEYMDGGSLADVVTVRRMAVGHIATVCRECLQGLAFLHAKQVIHRDIKSDNILLGRDGSVKLADFGLYAVLSPEHRKRRSMVGTTYWMAPEVVRREPYGPKVDTWSLGIVGIEMATGEAPYMQETSVKASYLIGKQGVPNLHQLRLPPGLCEFLGCCLQMDVDRRGSAKELLQHPFLQSAEPLLSLF; translated from the exons ATGGGAACATCTTGGCAGTGG GTGGCTGTAAAGGAACTTTAtctccagcaccagggctgtgagggaatattaaaagaaatcctgctcatgagagaaaataagaacgCCAATATTGTCAGCTACTTAGAAAG ctacCTTGTGGATAAGGCTGTACTGCTGGTGTTGGAATATATGGATGGAGGCTCCTTAGCTGATGTGGTCACCGTGAGAAGGATGGCTGTAGGACACATAGCAACAGTGTGTCGGGAG tgcctgcaaggcctaGCTTTCCTTCATGCCAAGCAGGTGATCCACAGAGACATCAAAAGTGACAACATCCTTCTGGGCCGGGATGGCTCCGTCAAGCTGG ctgattttggcctctatgctgtgctcagccctgagcacaggaaaCGGAGGTCGATGGTCGGGACCACTTACTGGATGGCACCCGAGGTGGTGAGAAGAGAGCCTtacggccccaaagtggacacctGGTCCCTTGGCATCGTGGGAatagaaatggccacaggagagGCTCCTTATATGCAGGAGACCAGTGTCAAG gcCAGCTACCTGATAGGCAAGCAAGGGGTTCCAAATCTGCACCAGCTCAGGCTACCCCCTGGCTTGTGTGAatttctgggctgctgcctgcagatggatgtggacaggcgaggctctgccaaggaacttctgcag catccatttcTGCAATCAGCGGAGCCTCTCTTAAGCCTCTTCTGA
- the LOC135291916 gene encoding radixin-like gives MARSRVEAQVHRARQAKEAILEDVRGLRRELLAVRALSQQQCEDMAEQLRWAQEQCCKALRLWQSAQEEEKRNLVQELERQLEEQHVEARKQLEERANFLAEVLQEEQRQKAAVIHKVYQLQRELKQSEQLRQRLNEQWQNGQVMLQAELQEAERKMRAMEKRHQEEMERMHKVLLQCRLAEEKQGLCSGCDWPLDSRLLRPVPPAVPKGEGHSPAERLPGENA, from the exons ATGGCCAGGAGCCGTGTGGAAGCCCAAgtgcacagggccaggcaggccaAGGAGGCGATACTGG AGGATGTGAGGGGCCTTCGTcgtgagctgctggctgtaagagctctcagccagcagcaatgtGAAGACATGGCTGAACAGCTCCGCTGGGCACAAGAGCAGTGCTGCAAGGCTCTGAGACTCTGGCAGTCtgcccaggaagaggaaaaaaggaatctcGTGCAAGAACTG GAGAGACAACTGGAAGAGCAGCATGTGGAGGCAcggaagcagctggaggaacgggcaaacttcctggcagag gtgctgcaggaagagcagcgtCAGAAGGCTGCTGTCATCCACAAGGTGtaccagctgcagagagagctgaagcaaagtgagcagctgaggcagaggcTGAATGAGCAGTGGCAGAACGGGCAG GTcatgctgcaggctgagctgcaggaagctgagaggaaGATGAGGGCAATGGAGAAGAGGCACCAAGAGGAAATGGAAAGGATGCACAaggtcctgctgcagtgcaggctggctgaagaaaagcag GGCTTGTGCAGCGGCTGCGACTGGCCTCTGGATTCCCGGCTGCTGCGGCCAGTGCCGCCGGCAGTACCGAAGggggaagggcactctcccgcGGAGAGACTTCCTGGGGAGAATGCTTAA